In a genomic window of Telopea speciosissima isolate NSW1024214 ecotype Mountain lineage chromosome 5, Tspe_v1, whole genome shotgun sequence:
- the LOC122663251 gene encoding glutamate receptor 2.8-like — protein MRSIRSETFGIDEVPDIKFLSMVAGEKIENNLTKVVLFTWIFFVLILTQSYTASLASILTTRQLQPTITDVSDIIKNGYYVGYQDGSFMNEFLIDHLKLDPSKLRNYSTPEEYHYALSNGTDNGGVAAIFDELPYIQVFLNTYCNKYTMVGRTYSSEGFGFVFPKGSPLISYMSMAILNLTDDGTLDILKQGWLESQTNCNTADASSIATDKLSLRSFGGLLIIIIAVSVLALLIHFFLSVYGSWHVRTARISLQSSWQNTRQRISYILCYITNGLSGRWYPETQVVPMEREEGIVREELESIELQCRAAEHSEHSEEHIVDNLDPPLPLARAAGMQPHVGRDKMTALPIDRAPCTSGVGWSFHPSLSEGARRPHRQAAAEDHDPIVEHEVIIGGLSCHCSRRSIQSSKPL, from the exons atgcgttCCATCAGATCTGAAACTTTTGGCATCGATGAAGTACCTGACATTAAGTTTCTTTCAATGGTTGCAGGAGAGAAGATTGAGAACAACTTAACAAAGGTTGTATTGTTCACATGGATATTCTTTGTGCTCATCCTGACACAAAGTTACACAGCAAGTCTCGCATCCATCTTAACAACACGACAGTTGCAACCAACAATCACAGATGTTAGTGACATAATAAAAAATGGATATTATGTGGGATACCAAGATGGTTCGTTTATGAATGAATTCTTGATAGACCATTTGAAATTGGACCCGTCCAAGCTCAGAAATTATAGCACTCCAGAAGAATATCATTATGCTTTATCTAATGGAACAGATAATGGAGGAGTTGCTGCAATTTTTGATGAACTTCCTTATATCCAAGTCTTCCTCAATACGTATTGTAATAAATACACCATGGTTGGACGCACCTACTCCTCTGAAGGATTTGGCTtt GTCTTTCCTAAAGGCTCTCCTTTAATTTCTTATATGTCAATGGCAATCTTAAATCTGACTGATGATGGGACATTGGACATACTTAAGCAAGGGTGGTTAGAAAGTCAAACAAATTGTAACACCGCAGATGCTTCTTCCATAGCAACCGACAAGCTTTCTTTGCGAAGCTTCGGAGGTCTCTTAATCATCATAATAGCCGTTTCAGTCCTTGCACTGTTAATACACTTTTTCCTGTCTGTGTATGGCAGTTGGCATGTACGAACCGCCAGGATATCTCTACAATCATCTTGGCAAAACACTAGACAAAGGATTAGTTATATTCTTTGTTATATAACAAATGGTCTCAGTGGGAGGTGGTACCCTGAAACTCAAGTTGTAcccatggaaagagaagaaggcaTTGTCAGAGAAGAACTAGAATCCATAGAACTTCAATGTAGGGCTGCAGAGCATAGTGAGCATAGTGAAGAACACATTGttgacaatttggatcctcccCTGCCGCTTGCCCGTGCGGCCGGCATGCAGCCTCACGTAGGTAGGGACAAAATGACAGCTCTACCCATTGATCGAGCACCCTGCACGAGtggagtagggtggtcatttcacccttccCTAAGTGAGGGTGCACGCCGACCGCATAGGCAGGCGGCAGCAGAGGATCACGATCCCATTGTTGAACATGAAGTCATTATTGGAGGACTCTCATGTCACTGCTCAAGGAGGTCCATACAATCCTCTAAACCATTATAA